A window of Nicotiana sylvestris chromosome 8, ASM39365v2, whole genome shotgun sequence genomic DNA:
ATATTTGATCAAGAGATTCGGATGTGTAGAGTCAACTTACTCTATTTACTTTTCTGGTGAGGGCACATAGTTTCACGAGAgataggtaatattattaaacttcTCTAGGATGTTAGGTGTTCAAGCCATGAGTGCATTGTGACATTGAGTCGGTTTGTGAGACTAGGATTGTTATGTGCATGTTGTCTTTGTTTGAATATTTTTGAAGAATGACATAAGCAAAGGGAAGTGTATGTGATTGCATATGCTAGAGTTTAAttgttgctatcaaccatggtTATTGGTGTAGAGTGCTCAAAGATAGAGTAATTTGTTGGTTGACTCGAGGTAGAGCAACGTTTAAGTGTGGGCTGATAGTGTACCATATTTTGTTGCTCttcttcacttggacctgcaaaaggaaatcaggggttagtcttaggaacccaaactagttttgGTCCTTTAGATCTCTCCTTTTTCCACTCGACTTTCCATATAAggcagttcttgatcatgtgttTTTACCACATTTTAAGCATTCATCAATCATTTGCAAGTGATCTCTTCTCCTCTCTTTCCACGAAGAATAACAGTGATCATTAGATAGTGGTGGCCTAGTGGTGGATTGCTCTTTACAGTTTACAGAtagtgcactcatcttgatctttttctaaggtgttagcctcttcaaggataacctgatCTGATACCAATcaatgttttatacttcaataccacacaaaagGGGGGGATGATTTATGTGGTGCTCAATTTTTATGTGCACGGGATAATCGAAGGACCTAGTTCTTCTAAGCGTTCCTTACACTACAATTACGAAATAAATAATGCAGAAAGTAAAGAGCACAagaatttttatgtgaaaaatgcctggctcaaaaggtaaaaaaatcacgacctactatcTAGTAGAATTTTTTCAAATACTTCGCTACAACTCTGAACCGACAACAAAGTTTATAAAttcttgtaaacctaaggattaacccTAACTCTTATAGCAACATGCCACAGACTATTTCgactaaggattaactctaacccTTGTAACAACACGCCACGAGCTATTGCGACTACTTCAAGTTTACTCTAACTTGAATGATACAACTCAGATACCTAGTACAATTTGTTTCTAAGAAAGCTGGAAGATACATTTCAAAATCCTTACTACactttgaactagaaataaagatagacacataaaactctttgTGGGGCTGGTTTTTCAATCTGGTTCGTGTAGCTTCAGGATCACATTCTTGAATCTCACATGAATTGTTCACAactgccttgctattttgctctctgTTCTGCTTTTACTTCAGTACATGTGCATTAActgtaaaagaaaacaaaattgatatttatagagttagtagaataaGGATTAACTACAGTTCTAATACTCTTCCCGGGCGAAAGAGTTCTAGTAAACTTCAATTTCTAACTTTTCCCTTATCTTGGATAGAGTTCTCTTCAAGTAAGGAgtacaacatatattaatttgtaATAAATCAATCCTAACatccaaaaatagtttttatACAACTAATTTTTACTGCTAAGTATTATTAATTTATTCAGACCACCCTAAACGTTTCTATTTTTCAGTGTGCTAGTTGTAACCTTCCCGCTATGCCAGCACATAAGACCTGCGCATAAATCTCATCACTTGCAATTTTTCCAGTGATCACATCCCCCACACCTTTCTCTTTGTTCTTTGTCTTCAACATTACACACACACCTCCAAATTCCACCTCCAAATCACTCCACCTCTTCTTCTTCCTATTAAAAGATCTCTTTTTTCCCAACCCAAAAATCCTTTCTTTAATTCCTAAATCTTCATCACTACTTTACATTCACATCTGATCTCTCATATTCATATCAAAGATTCAAACTTTATACAATCTGATGCACATATCCTGTTTGATTTAATGTAACATCCTCTTTTTATTAAGATTCTTTATTGATAtacaaaaacagaaaagaaaaggcTCTTAATTTCTGGTTTTCAAGAATGTCACAGGTGAAACCTTTAAAGAAACCACCTGGTTTCAGAGATCCTACAATCCCAATTCAAAGGCCATTACAACCGCCGCTGCCGCCGCGAAAGATTAACCTTCCACCATCATTCTACCTAGAAAAGAAGGGTAGAACTTGTTGctttagttgttgttgttgctgttttgTTTTTCTAATTTTGTTAATCTTTTTAGTAGCAGCTGGTGGTACTCTCTACCTTTGGTTTAATCCAAAACTCCCTGTTTTCCATTTAAGATCCCTTGAGTTTACTAAATTCAATGTCACTGAAAATCAAGATGGGCCAAAACTAAATGCACAATCAAATGTTGGGGTTGAGTTAAAAAATCCAAATAGGGAGTTGAAGATTGTATATGGTGAAACTAAAGTGGAACTTAAAGGTGAAAATGATGTGAACATGGGTGAAGGGAAAGTTTCTGGTTTTGTGCAAGATCAGAAGAGTGTTAAAGTTGTTAAGTTTGTTATGAAGTCTAATGAAATGTTGTATGGTGATAATGTTGGGAAAATGATCAGAAGTGGATTCAAGAGCAAGAATTTAAGAGTTTCTGCTGATGTAAGTACTGCTATTGGAATTGGATATAATGGGTGGAAGAGTTGGAAAATTGGAGTTAGAGTTTCTTGTGGAGGTTTGAGGTTAAAGCAGATTGAAAATGGTGCTACACCAAAATGTGGCTTTACGCTGTTTAACTGGTAAGTAACAAGCTAATACTTTATATTATAAATAAATTAGGAAGCTTGGGTTACAACTGAACTCTATACTGTGATTATTTATCATAAATTACCTATTTTTACACTATCGATCTGTCAGCTTATCACTGGCATAGTActtgttattttgttttaaaaggcAGCTTGGTGCACAAGACATCCCGCGTTCATGCATGGTCCGGGAAAAGCCACACCCTAAGAAGTGTAATATAGACAGTTTAacataatgcaagcattagtggctgcttccacggctcgaacccgtgacctatatatcacacggagacaactttatCATTGCTTCAAGATTCCCCTTCATTTCTTGTTGTTTTGTTTGGTTGGTTTATAATTGAAGTGATCATTAAAGCCTCCTTTCATTTATTATTTCGGTGATGCATTTAGTATAAGGATGCAAACAAATTAAAAACAAGAGCTTTTGCATTCATCATATGCTTTTGTATTTGTTTTCTGAGTATATTATTGATTGTACCAATGGGAGAAAAGGAATTAAAGAATACAATGATTGAACAAATGCACATGGAGAGTAGTTATAGAGAACATAATAAGATGTTATAATTTCGCTTTGCTTACAATTTTATTTGTAGTATTGTAAGATTTATTTGATAACTAATGGTTCTTGCCAGGATTCAATAGCTCTAACTTTCTCTGGTGCATTTTTTTTTTATAACCGTAGTGTCCGGACCAGTATACTGCAGCGATTATGTTTCTTAACAGACCTTTATATGTCTGATTTGCAGGTTTcatttaaattgattgattcaaCGCCTATTGATACAAGAATGAATGCATTGCTATCATCTTAGAATGAGAAGAATGAATTGCTATTGTGCCCAAAATTCATTCATGTTTAAACTCACTTTTTAGATATAAAAGCTTATCTAAGTTAATTCCAGAAGTTCCATCTTACAGCTGGTGACTTACAGTAGGTAGTGGTGAGAGTTGCAAGTGTGTCCTTTCAACCAAACTATAAGCACATGTATAGAATAGATGTTGGAGCATGGAAAGGATGAAACAGTAAGACATAAGTATTACTGTAATAGCAGCTTTGATGTTGGAGCATGGACATTTTACTTGTAAAGGCACAATcaattgattgattgattgattatGTATTACTGATTGTTTTATTTATGTGCTCACTTATTTCTACTTTCATTCAGGGAATAGACAGAGGCGGAGCAGGATTTAAATTTTATGAGCTTTAAGTTCTAGCGTAGCAACATCAAGTGTTAATAATTTAGTTATGAATTTAAGTTTTGTACATATAGTTAATGAGTTTCTCAATACAAATATAAGATTTGGACTAAAAGTACGAGGTTCAGATTTGGTAGTTTAAATATAGGCTGAGTAGACAACGTTTGTGACTCAATTTGTTCAAATTTTGCTTTGGTTTATTTGAGCTAAACTATAAGGCTTAATTAATCACACAAAAAGTACATATGCTTTTAGAAGCCCCTGCTCAATTATCTGTATCCACAAAATAAAGCTGCAGATAATATAATATTGGATGTAtttttgcacttgtttgtttgttttgggtTACAGTACGTTTCTCCGAATTGCTTCATGGGTTTTCAGTATAGCAAGATATTGCTACGCCCAAATGACATTTTTTGGGCACCTTAAATACCTGTCTAATTTTACATGTTTTAACATAATTGACCGATCAGCCAAAAATAATTATGATCGCTAaagatatatacatatattttgaAAGTTACCGGGGGCCGGTGACTCCCTAACCTAAGGGTTGGTCTGCCTCAGACCACTAGTCAAATATACAAAAAAGATACACCGACTATGCATATAATATGTATATTATACATTAATATAATTATACAATTGCCGATTATAACTTTGGGGGACGACTATACATTGTAGACTTTCCAATGTATTTGGTACTTTTTTCTCATTGAATGTCAATTTGAAATAGTCTAATTTGTGATTTTTCTCAAATAGGAAAGGCGCAAAGATACATTTTAAATTGTTCGACAAATTTCACTTAGAGAACTAAATGTAATAgatttgatggataatgagatttttAGCGTGGAAAATAGATGTGCTTAATAATTTATTATGTAAAATTGACATAAGAGTTACTCTTTCTATTTCTTTGTCACAATCAGGCAGGAGAAATAAGTTGTTTGATGTATAGGGTAAAATTGGCTTATATTAAATGATCGAATGATAGGATGGCACATGCAACCGAAGACAGGCAGAAGATGAATAGAGTAACAACCAGTACCGGGAACGATAGTTGCCATTGAACCCCGAAGGGAGCACAATCAACCTGTGCAGATCAAATGTTTGCCATCAGAAAGCATTTAATAAAGAATATTTCCTGCCATTAAATGGGCAATCGTTTCAGAGAATATCTGCATTCATAGCGTACCGTTACATATTCATTAATGACCCCCCTgcattgtcatttaagaggggctcAATTCTAGGATTTTGTTTCCCTAGGTCTCAATATAAATAGTAGGCTCAACACCGATTGTAAGGGAAAAAAAAGATCTTTGGAAAAACTTATGCTACATTCCATTCTCAAACTAGATAATACAACTTTAATTTTTGCTTTATATTGCTATTATTTCTATCCTCATAGGCAATGCTCCCGGAGTCAGACTTGCCATTTCCTTTGAATTTTACGCTAAGTCTTGTCtttaatcttatttatttattattttttgatcAAATCAGTTCGCTTATCTATAAATCACGTAATAAATTCAACTGTACAGTTTTATGGGTAAACAGTTTGGGGCGCACCGTAGGGCTTAGACAGTTGCAAAATTGAGTTGATCCTTGCATCTATTACTGACTCGTTTGATTCTTCGTTTCATAGCAATAGTTGAAAATGGCAGCTAACAATGTCAACATCGCACACAACGTTGAAGTGCCCTAAAATCTGCCTCAACATGAGGATTCAATCAGTGACATCCACAATGAGGGGGGCGTGGCAATTCCGATCCATGACGGACAATGTCCCTGACATGTGCGAGAGCCAATTCCAGATGATGCAAAGGACGAACAGGTTGCCGAAATGGTAAGGATCTTGAGAGAGCAACATAAAGCCATCATGGGCCATCTCTCAAGGAAGGACCAAGTCATGACAGAATTGAAGCAGGCATTATCAGGTGCTTTCAACAATGCAAATGGAAGAGGCTTAGTTCCTCCCAGCGCTCCTGAAAATCAAACGGCTAAAAGAGTGGATAACAACACCTCGAGAGGTAAGGTCAGTTTTGACGGAGCCGGGGGTACCGGCAGCGGGTTCGGTAACGACAACGGTAATGATCCCTTCAAAACCGAACTCATGACATTCATAAGGGAAATGAACCAGCGGATGGATCAAAAGGTGAAGGAGTTTCACGCTTGAATGGACTAGATTTCGGGCGCACCACTAGTGTAAAAGGGCTCGGATTCGAAGAAATACACCCAGTTACTATTTAAATCGAGCGCAGATGCAAGAATTGATTTCGAAATGGTTCAAGATGCCGGACATACCGAAGTATGATGGCACTTCAGATCCTCAGGAGAATATCACAACTTATACAATGACGGTGAAAGAAAATGGCTTGGCCTAGaatgagattgagtcggttctgctgaagaaattcggagaAACCCTCACGAAAGGGGCCTTGACATGGTATTCACTCCTACCCGAGTACTCAATAAATTCTTTTGAAATTCTTGCAAATTCATTCATTAAGGCCCATGCCGAGCCAGGAAGATTCAAGCCCGAAAGGCAGACATATTAAGAATTGCACAAGGAGAGTCCAAATTATTGCAGGAGTTCGTGATCATATTCCAGAAAGAAAGGATGTTGCCACCGAACTTGTCAGACGAATAGGAAACGGAGGCATTCACTAAGGGTTTGAACTCGAGAAGCTCTGACACCTCCCCAAAGTTGAAGAAAAGCCTACTCGAATTCCAAGCGACCACATGGGCGGATGTCCATAACCGCTATGAATCGAAGACAAGGATAGAAAATGATCAGCTCGGGTTCCCTACATCAACCAAGGGGCGGCGCCAAGTCAAGAGCCGTGATAAGGTCAAGGATGATTTTGATACATATCGGTAATCTTCCAAAGGCTGCTTTGTGCCATACGAGAGAGCCGAGGGACACGGCCATAAGAGGTTCTGGTCCTTGGATAGGTTCGTCCCGAAAGAAGAACTGATCGTGGCTAAACCAATAGATGCTACAAGAAAAGAAGGTACCAGGAACCTAGGATTCCTCATATCCCAGGTTGTTAGATTATAATTTCAACATTAGCATAATAGAGCTGGTATCAGCAATGAAAAATATCAAAGAAGCGCGATGACTGAGGCCAATAAGATCTGATCCCAGCTAGAGGGATCCTAACTTATGGTGTGAGTATCATGGGGCTCATGGCCACAGAACCAAGGACTGTCAGCATCTGCGCGAGGAGGTGGAAACGTTTTTGAAGAACGGCCATCTCAGGGAGTTCTTGAGTGATCGAGCCAAGAATGATTAAGGCCACGTCCGGGACAACGCAGAACCCTCGAAGATAGGGGAAGACCCTCCTCGGCTGACTATCAACATGATCTTCGGATGGAATGAAGACAATAATGTAACCTTCTTGGCAGCGAAGAAGACAAAAGTATTGTTGACTCACAGCAAGAGACTCTGAGAAGTCGCCAAAGACGAAATCACCTACACAGAGGAAGACGCCGACAGACTTTTTTTGCTGCATAATTACGCCCTAATAATTTCTCTTAATGTTCTATTTCAAGATTAAATGTGTTTTGGTTGACCTAGGAAGCTCAGCCAACATTATTCAATGGAGAATGCTAGAATAAGCCAAATTAACTGGAAGTATCATTCCGGCAACAAAACTCCTCGCCGGGTTCAACTTGACAAGTCTGACAATCTGAGGAGAGATCCTGTTGCCCACGAATGTCGAAGGGGTCAGTTAGACCACCCTATTTGATGTAGTGGACGGCAACATAGGCTACAACATAATTCTCGGTAGACCATGGTTACATGAGATGAAGGTCGTACCATCAACATATTACCAACAACTGAAATTCCTAGCCCTAGAGGTAATCAAGAAAACAAGAGGGGATCAACCGGCAGCGAGAGAAATAAACCTAGTGTCAATTTCTAGCAGTAAAGGGAAGGAGCCCAGTAAATAGTAATTACAGGAATCGATGCCTACTCACGAGTCGAGTGAAGATGATAGAGGCGAGGAGTTATCAGAATCCCACTACGTACTGAGGTACTTTCAGATACAAGAAGAGGCAAACGCGACCAAGTCCACGGCATAAGTACTTGAACAAGTGGATTTGTTTGAGGAATTCTCAGAGAGAAATTTCACTTCGGAACAGGACTCAATCCCGAACTCATGTCAGGATTTATGAATTTCCTTAAAGTTAATGTTGATTCTTTTGCATGGTCGGACtcggatatgacaggtatcccactAGAGGTAGTCGTACATAAGCTAAGCATGGAACCAAGCATCCCTCCGATAAGGCAAAAGAAACGCCCAATAGCCGAGGTCAGAAATAGGTTTGTTAAGGAAGAAGTAACTCGACTACTTGACATCAGTTCAATccgggaggtaaagtatcccgaatggttagctAATGTATTGTAGttcctatcacacctcctttttctacacCCCGAGAgcgtataagggagttttttccaatttaagtgacaattgaaacgggattatttaaattaaaatcagagtcgccacttaagataatttatggtgtcccaagtcacccgttcaaatcccgaatcgaggaagttgactctattACTGTCTGCGAACATCAAAATcgaggtaaggaattttgttaaccgggagaaggtgttcggcattctcgggttccgtggttttagcacaatcgctttgatcatacttggcttattaaattgtctaattactcatttttagaacctatgtgcctTTGCAACTTTTagttaagaaattatcttgaaacgggtcacgcgtacgtgtacccatttgtttggcgcgtcaaaaattatgtcacgcgaacgtgtccacaattagtaacgctttattattattaaaaaagtttggccaaagttgcacgaacgcatactccggtttgGTTTTTAGATTCGTAATTATGTTacacgaacgtgtccacaaccacgatagtatattaaacATGCCTAAAGCAGACTATGAATATTTGTCATTTTTACATCTAGGTTATGAAATTAATACAAGGGCCATGTATGATTAAATCGTGGATGGCATGCCTCGGACTATATGAACTAAATTTAATTTAGCGGCatatcaaaaaaaaattattattaagaaaagtttgatcgaagttgcgcaaatgcatactccgaattggtttttagaatcgtaattatgttacgcgaatgtATACACAATCACGATGGTATTTTAAACGCGTCTAAAGGCCTTTCTACGGATATTCATTCTAATATCTAATCATagtatttgtgagggccataggcGATTTAATTAAATGGAACACCTCAATCTATTTGTAAAGGGATATACTTAACTGAAACAGTCTACCAACGTTCTTGCTTAAAAAAAGGTTTGAGCCATTAGTAAAAAAATGCTTGAGGTACATGTGTTAGTCCTTTAATTATTTTTGGGTAAAATTGGGCCAACTACAAGCCCAAGTTACTGCAGAAATAGAAGGATTAAATAGGGCTAATGGGGATTGGGCTTAAACAAACCAAGCGGAAGAAAAGGAAGATACAGCCTAACGGATTTGGCTGGTTTGATTGGGCCAGCATTGAGCCTAGCCCTTTCATAATGAACTTCCAGTAAGAAAAAGCATTTCCATTGTTCAGCATATAGAAACTTAACAAGTTGGAGCTGATGAACCTAACAGGAATCGAGTTCGAGCctaaaaagacaaaaggagaacGATAAAACACATTTTTGATATATAACTTCAAGCGGGCCACCTGATATGTGCCAAGGTTGGCCCAATATCCTCTAACAAAATAGGGCCTTCAACATTAAGGCcctttttggcttaatttccccTAATTCACCTTTGACAAAATAATACAGCAATTTCCGAACATGGATGTCCAGATTATAAGCTAACCTATAATGACTCGTTATTAATAGTAGCAGCATGGAAAATTCACTAATCTTAACCAAAGCATAAAGTGATTCAGCACCTATTGAATATTAATAGAAGCTCATCATATAATAACCTACCTTACATAATATTAACACTTAACATGACTTAAACGAAAGTATTTGTCCATACCAGCATAcacagtgtcacacctcctttttccgtacccgagcgggagcaagggagtttttccaattaaaggacaatcgaaacgggatttgtttatttatttcagagtcgccacttgggagatttagggtgtcccaagtcaccaattttaatcccgaatcgaggaaaagaatgactccatattacagtctgcgcaccagaaatccggataaggaattctgttaacccgggagaaggtgttaggcattcccgagttccgtggttctagcacggtcgctcaactgtcatatttggcttgattatctgatttaatacaaatatgaacttatgtgcaaattttaacttttaaccgcttttgtcgttattattattttacaagaattgcaacgtcgtgaaaacatatctcgaaccacgttacatcaatgcacccgtggttatcgatatatctcgactcggttgagatttggatttgggtcacataaatgtgcacccgaattaaggaaaataaattgttaaaggcgcgcctaaagcaactagcgtcttgttattttggggaaggtcgtaaaaattcgttaaacggcacatcccgaattctaaatactttaatatatacatacatttagagggccccgcagctttgtacatttttgtttgtcgaggctcgtctcattcttatttttaaaaggaatttgcgacgtcatggacatgcatctcgaaccacgtcacaatcaatgtacccatgattagaaacacatctcgaatccgtcgagatttggatttgggtcacataaatgtgcacccgaatttaagaaggtaaaattattaaatacgggcttaaagaggctatcgcgttattattccgggaggtttgtgagatttgctaaacgacccacctgggaaactgaatgcttcgatatatacatttaacgagggccccgcagcttatatacggagtagaGGATTGGATCcgggccgttagatcagatgatctcaacggctgggatctgatggtgaggggtgagatgaggtcgtttggcattaaaacggggtcgtttggatttaagtgaggggttgggttggaccggctaaacaggtcgggttacgggtgcggACGTGGACCGTTAGATGAGTGtggttgaacggctcagatcagacgcctgatgcggcgtcgtttcgggaggtgcctgggcaggcctggtctggaccgggtccttGGACGTGGCTGATATGGGCTGAACTTGGGCCTCAATTCAAAAATAGGCCCAAGCCCGATTTACTACACCATTTgcattcttttcttttgttttccaattttaaaaatacaactaaattaaaatgaaCTTGCCACATCCAACTAATCAATATTTAACACAATCATTTACACACAtactaaaaaaattctaaatggttaaatcacaacctGAAATAAAAGATgcacacatattttttgtgaattttcttttttaatgaccgaattatggtttaattatcacgacatacatgctttgtatttcgatcggtaagattaaatgcaaaatggacagacccacaaatgactaacagtACATGTcacgaaaaattgaaaatttgtacagcgtggtcactggtcactatttttgttttcttttggagtgattgtccgtgaagcaaaaatcacgtgcttacagctgcccctctttgcacgaagacacgaagggttttcgcgcaaagataaagcgagcgatttttgcccatgcgaagcattttttttttgcatttttttgaaaaaggtttgaccgaacctttgcttcagaggtttcctacatatcctgggctgaacaggaatcaggtcaatgtagttcgggaaattttggtagctgggactaccgcgtGACTGTAGTGTTAG
This region includes:
- the LOC104228991 gene encoding NDR1/HIN1-like protein 6, with product MSQVKPLKKPPGFRDPTIPIQRPLQPPLPPRKINLPPSFYLEKKGRTCCFSCCCCCFVFLILLIFLVAAGGTLYLWFNPKLPVFHLRSLEFTKFNVTENQDGPKLNAQSNVGVELKNPNRELKIVYGETKVELKGENDVNMGEGKVSGFVQDQKSVKVVKFVMKSNEMLYGDNVGKMIRSGFKSKNLRVSADVSTAIGIGYNGWKSWKIGVRVSCGGLRLKQIENGATPKCGFTLFNWFHLN